From Alkalilimnicola sp. S0819, the proteins below share one genomic window:
- the recF gene encoding DNA replication/repair protein RecF (All proteins in this family for which functions are known are DNA-binding proteins that assist the filamentation of RecA onto DNA for the initiation of recombination or recombinational repair.), with translation MSLQSLHVQDFRNLARVDLEFGRLNIVAGPNAAGKTSLLEAIYYLARARSFRSARPEQLLRTGAQQLLVRGEVALRSGRRVKAGILRAERQTEVHLNGARVRNLSELAQYFPVEVINGESQRLLQDGPPVRRSFMNWGMFHVEHNYQSLWQRYDRALRQRNAALRVGDMRQARAWEPEMAEVGEALADLREKFCTALWQQAAPYLDEWLAGCDMALQHRPGWDRRMGLGEALAQGRGRDLELRYTVRGPQRGDLWLRSAGVEAQHRLSRGQQKLAVVALKLALAGLQASTAPALPILLVDDLPAELDTQRREQVLQALLACGSQCFVTCVDADELKLDADEVRMFHVEHGQYRKVL, from the coding sequence ATGAGTCTGCAGTCGCTCCACGTTCAGGATTTCCGCAACCTCGCCCGGGTGGACCTGGAGTTCGGACGGCTCAATATTGTCGCCGGCCCCAACGCGGCCGGAAAAACCAGTTTGCTTGAAGCCATCTACTATCTGGCGCGGGCGCGCTCCTTTCGCAGCGCGCGGCCCGAGCAATTGCTGCGCACAGGGGCGCAGCAATTACTGGTGCGTGGAGAGGTGGCGTTGCGTAGCGGTCGGCGTGTCAAGGCGGGGATCCTGCGGGCCGAGCGGCAGACCGAAGTACACCTCAATGGCGCCAGGGTGCGCAACCTCTCGGAGTTGGCGCAGTACTTCCCGGTGGAAGTGATCAATGGCGAGAGTCAACGCCTGTTGCAGGATGGTCCCCCGGTACGCCGGAGTTTCATGAACTGGGGGATGTTCCACGTGGAACATAACTACCAGAGTCTGTGGCAACGTTACGACCGGGCGCTACGGCAGCGTAACGCCGCCCTGCGGGTGGGCGATATGCGCCAGGCAAGGGCTTGGGAGCCCGAGATGGCAGAGGTGGGAGAAGCCCTGGCGGATCTGCGAGAAAAATTCTGCACCGCGCTGTGGCAACAGGCGGCGCCGTATCTGGATGAGTGGTTGGCGGGCTGCGATATGGCACTCCAGCACCGCCCCGGTTGGGATCGGCGGATGGGGCTTGGCGAGGCCCTGGCACAGGGGCGGGGTCGGGACCTGGAGTTGCGCTACACGGTGCGGGGGCCGCAACGGGGTGATCTGTGGTTGCGCAGTGCCGGTGTGGAGGCCCAGCACCGCTTGTCCCGTGGTCAACAGAAATTGGCCGTGGTGGCCTTGAAGCTGGCCCTGGCCGGTTTACAGGCCAGCACCGCCCCGGCGCTGCCCATTTTGTTGGTGGACGATCTCCCGGCGGAGCTCGATACGCAACGGCGGGAACAGGTGCTACAGGCCTTGCTGGCCTGTGGGTCCCAGTGTTTCGTGACCTGCGTGGATGCCGACGAATTGAAGCTCGATGCCGACGAGGTGCGCATGTTCCACGTGGAACATGGTCAGTACCGCAAAGTGTTATAA
- the dnaA gene encoding chromosomal replication initiator protein DnaA: MSESLWKNCLRSLEREVPEQELSTWIRPLQAQEDGEALRLLAPNRFVLDWVRDHFAERINALLQALRPEGPPRLVLEIGSSAAAVVAPPAAPAPSRPAAAPAVRPSNSNLNANFTFDTFVEGKSNQLARAASVQVVQNPGGSYNPLFLYGGVGLGKTHLMHAVGNQLLRAKPGAKVLYLHSERFVADMVKALQHNAINDFKRYYRSVDALLIDDIQFFAGKERSQEEFFHTFNALLEGQQQVIMTADRYPKEVNGLEERLKSRFGWGLTVAIEPPELETRVAILMSKATQEGVDLPHEVAFFIAKRIRSNIRELEGALRRVVANAHFTGREINLDFTKEALRDLLALQDKLVTVENIQKTVAEYYQIRVADLHSKRRSRSITRPRQVAMALAKELTNHSLPEIGDAFGGRDHTTVLHACRKVEELREGDGRIDEDYHNLLRTLSS; encoded by the coding sequence GTGAGCGAAAGTCTTTGGAAAAACTGTCTGCGCAGCCTGGAGCGCGAGGTGCCCGAGCAGGAGCTGAGCACCTGGATCCGGCCGCTGCAGGCGCAGGAAGATGGTGAGGCGCTGCGGTTGCTGGCGCCCAATCGCTTCGTGCTGGATTGGGTGCGGGACCATTTCGCCGAGCGAATCAACGCTCTGCTCCAGGCCCTGCGCCCGGAGGGGCCGCCGCGGCTGGTGCTGGAGATCGGCAGCAGTGCAGCGGCCGTGGTGGCACCGCCCGCCGCGCCGGCCCCCAGCCGCCCGGCGGCGGCACCGGCGGTGCGACCGTCCAACAGTAACCTGAACGCCAACTTCACCTTCGACACCTTCGTGGAAGGGAAGTCCAACCAGTTGGCCCGCGCCGCCAGCGTGCAGGTGGTGCAGAATCCCGGCGGCTCTTATAACCCACTCTTTCTATATGGTGGCGTGGGCCTGGGCAAGACCCACTTGATGCATGCCGTGGGTAATCAGCTGCTGCGGGCGAAGCCTGGCGCCAAGGTCTTGTACCTGCACTCCGAGCGGTTCGTGGCGGATATGGTCAAGGCGTTGCAGCACAACGCCATCAATGACTTCAAGCGGTACTACCGCTCGGTGGATGCGCTGCTGATCGATGACATCCAGTTCTTCGCGGGCAAGGAGCGCTCCCAGGAGGAGTTCTTCCACACCTTCAACGCCTTGCTCGAGGGGCAGCAGCAGGTGATCATGACGGCGGACCGTTATCCCAAGGAGGTTAACGGCCTGGAGGAGCGGCTTAAATCCCGCTTTGGCTGGGGGCTGACCGTGGCCATCGAGCCGCCGGAGCTGGAAACCCGTGTGGCGATCTTGATGAGCAAGGCGACCCAGGAAGGGGTGGACCTGCCCCACGAAGTGGCTTTCTTCATTGCCAAGCGGATTCGCTCCAATATCCGGGAGCTGGAAGGGGCGCTGCGCCGCGTGGTGGCCAATGCCCACTTCACGGGCCGCGAGATCAATCTGGATTTCACCAAGGAAGCCTTGCGAGATCTGCTTGCCTTGCAGGACAAGCTGGTGACGGTGGAGAACATTCAGAAGACGGTGGCGGAGTATTATCAGATACGGGTGGCGGACCTGCACTCCAAAAGGCGCAGCCGTTCGATCACGCGGCCGCGGCAGGTGGCCATGGCGCTCGCCAAGGAACTCACCAACCATTCCCTGCCCGAGATCGGCGATGCCTTCGGCGGTCGGGACCACACCACGGTGCTGCATGCCTGTCGAAAGGTGGAAGAGCTGCGTGAGGGGGATGGCCGCATCGACGAGGACTACCACAATCTGCTGCGCACGCTGAGCAGCTGA
- the dnaN gene encoding DNA polymerase III subunit beta — protein MRFEIAREALLRPLQAVIGVVERRQTLPVLANVLVVADSSGISITATDLEVELVAHVQSPISEPGQVTLPARKLMDIVRNLPEDADIQISVEQDKALVSAQRSRFTLATLPAADFPAVEDIGDSQPLLLPQSQLRHLIEKTHFSMALQDVRYYLNGLLLELEPNQVRAVATDGHRLALCELGAEVEVSEAKQVIVPRKGVQELLRLLENSDDEVRLELGANHVRVALPELRFTSKLIDGRFPDYQRVIPQNAQSVLRVARDELRQALVRASILSNEKYRGVRLAVDGERLTLQSNNPEQEQAEEELAVQYQGDAMEVGFNASYMLDALQAAEGEEVELLLTDANSSCLLRGGGAQDSKYVIMPMRL, from the coding sequence ATGCGATTCGAGATAGCACGGGAAGCGCTTTTGCGGCCGCTGCAGGCGGTGATCGGGGTGGTGGAGCGTCGGCAGACCCTGCCGGTGTTGGCCAATGTGCTGGTGGTGGCCGATAGCAGTGGGATTTCCATCACCGCCACTGATCTGGAGGTGGAGCTGGTCGCCCACGTGCAAAGCCCGATCAGCGAGCCGGGGCAGGTCACGCTGCCGGCGCGCAAGCTCATGGACATCGTGCGCAACCTGCCCGAAGACGCCGATATCCAGATCAGCGTGGAGCAGGACAAGGCATTGGTGAGCGCCCAGCGCAGCCGTTTCACGCTGGCCACCCTGCCGGCGGCGGATTTCCCGGCCGTGGAGGATATTGGCGATAGTCAGCCGCTGCTGCTGCCCCAGTCCCAGCTGCGCCATCTGATCGAGAAAACCCATTTCTCCATGGCCCTGCAGGATGTGCGTTACTACCTTAACGGCTTGCTGCTGGAGTTGGAGCCGAACCAGGTGCGCGCCGTCGCTACCGATGGCCACCGCTTGGCGCTGTGCGAGCTTGGCGCCGAAGTGGAGGTCAGCGAGGCCAAGCAGGTGATCGTGCCGCGCAAGGGTGTGCAGGAACTGCTGCGGCTGCTGGAGAACAGTGATGACGAGGTCCGCCTGGAGTTGGGGGCGAACCACGTGCGCGTAGCGCTTCCCGAACTGCGGTTCACCTCCAAGCTCATCGATGGGCGGTTCCCGGACTACCAGCGGGTGATTCCTCAGAATGCCCAGAGCGTGTTGCGGGTGGCGCGGGATGAGCTGCGGCAGGCGCTGGTGCGCGCCTCCATCCTATCCAACGAGAAGTACCGGGGCGTACGGCTGGCGGTGGACGGCGAGCGGCTCACCCTGCAGTCCAATAATCCGGAACAGGAACAGGCTGAAGAAGAACTCGCCGTGCAGTATCAGGGCGACGCCATGGAGGTGGGCTTCAACGCAAGCTACATGCTCGATGCCCTGCAGGCAGCGGAAGGCGAGGAAGTGGAGTTGCTGCTAACCGATGCCAACAGCAGTTGTTTGCTGCGGGGTGGCGGCGCCCAGGACAGCAAGTACGTCATCATGCCGATGCGCCTGTAG